The following are encoded in a window of Esox lucius isolate fEsoLuc1 chromosome 14, fEsoLuc1.pri, whole genome shotgun sequence genomic DNA:
- the zmat5 gene encoding zinc finger matrin-type protein 5 isoform X1, whose product MGKRYYCDYCDRSFQDNMHNRKKHLYGVQHHRSKKAWFDHFRDTAAILYDEQTKKPCRKFLQTGQCVFGNNCRFSHMSETDMENLRMQIEDERRSREDPEHRVSPERSIEEWLTKMEKKRAALKSGSVLKDEDEEDEANQPENDIPPHFLTIPDLPPSLLPPPHGGWKIKARIEWG is encoded by the exons ATGGGGAAGCGGTATTACTGCGACTACTGTGACCGGTCCTTTCAAGACAACATGCACAACAGGAAGAAACACTTGTACGGTGTTCAACACCACAGATCTAAAAAGGCCTGGTTTGACCATTTCAGGG ATACAGCAGCCATCTTATATGATGAACAAACTAAGAAACCCTGTAGGAAGTTTCTTCAAACAG GCCAGTGTGTGTTTGGAAACAACTGCAGGTTCTCTCACAtgtcagagacagacatggagaacCTAAGAATGCAGATTGAAG ATGAAAGGCGAAGCAGAGAGGACCCGGAGCACAGAGTATCTCCTGAGCGGAGTATAGAGGAGTGGCTCACCAAGATGGAGAAGAAGAGAGCTGCCCTCAAAAGTGGAAG TGTTTTAAAagatgaagatgaggaggatgaggcAAATCAACCAGAGAATGACATACCCCCTCATTTCCTTACTATTCCTgacctccctccatcactcctgCCCCCTCCACATGGTGGATGGAAAATTAAAGCTAGAATTGAATGGGGTTAA
- the zmat5 gene encoding zinc finger matrin-type protein 5 (The RefSeq protein has 1 substitution compared to this genomic sequence): MGKRYYCDYCDRSFQDNMHNRKKHLYGVQHHRSKKAWFDHFRDTAATLYDEQTKKPCRKFLQTGQCVFGNNCRFSHMSETDMENLRMQIEDERRSREDPEHRVSPERSIEEWLTKMEKKRAALKSGSVLKDEDEEDEANQPENDIPPHFLTIPDLPPSLLPPPHGGWKIKARIEWG; the protein is encoded by the exons ATGGGGAAGCGGTATTACTGCGACTACTGTGACCGGTCCTTTCAAGACAACATGCACAACAGGAAGAAACACTTGTACGGTGTTCAACACCACAGATCTAAAAAGGCCTGGTTTGACCATTTCAGGG ATACAGCAGCCATCTTATATGATGAACAAACTAAGAAACCCTGTAGGAAGTTTCTTCAAACAG GCCAGTGTGTGTTTGGAAACAACTGCAGGTTCTCTCACAtgtcagagacagacatggagaacCTAAGAATGCAGATTGAAG ATGAAAGGCGAAGCAGAGAGGACCCGGAGCACAGAGTATCTCCTGAGCGGAGTATAGAGGAGTGGCTCACCAAGATGGAGAAGAAGAGAGCTGCCCTCAAAAGTGGAAG TGTTTTAAAagatgaagatgaggaggatgaggcAAATCAACCAGAGAATGACATACCCCCTCATTTCCTTACTATTCCTgacctccctccatcactcctgCCCCCTCCACATGGTGGATGGAAAATTAAAGCTAGAATTGAATGGGGTTAA